In the genome of Massilia sp. PAMC28688, one region contains:
- a CDS encoding DUF2170 family protein, giving the protein MEVAKKQMMDIEQALALRIGSVGVSSTLLPPGDDQGVPVMRFCIEGLEELPVFVTGSPSQVLCICYLWTEEEIRPERRADMLEAMMDLNMAIPLSNFGRLGGHYVLFGSLAHDASAASIATDVAMVADNAFEALDVFTEFLK; this is encoded by the coding sequence ATGGAAGTGGCGAAGAAACAGATGATGGACATTGAACAGGCGCTGGCATTGCGCATTGGTTCGGTGGGGGTGAGCAGCACGCTGCTGCCGCCTGGCGACGACCAGGGCGTGCCCGTGATGCGCTTTTGCATCGAAGGGCTGGAAGAGTTGCCGGTGTTCGTCACCGGCTCGCCCAGCCAGGTCCTGTGCATCTGCTACCTGTGGACCGAAGAGGAAATCCGCCCCGAGCGCCGCGCCGACATGCTCGAAGCGATGATGGACCTGAACATGGCCATCCCGCTGTCCAATTTCGGGCGCCTGGGCGGGCATTACGTGCTGTTCGGCTCCCTGGCGCATGACGCCAGCGCCGCCAGCATCGCCACCGACGTGGCAATGGTTGCCGACAATGCGTTCGAAGCCCTGGACGTCTTTACCGAATTTCTCAAATAA
- a CDS encoding PspA/IM30 family protein, translated as MAVFSKILTMLRGDVREIGQSIVDNNANRIYEQEIVEAKAHVATARQDLTAVMAKEMQATREIERLAGEVRRFEALALEALHKKQDALAEEVAAKVADIEVALAEQTAARDTFAGHIVRLKGLIRNAETTLREHERELAMAKTTESVYRATATISNSMGSSGSKLMSAKESLERIKQRHQDTADRMEAADVLEGEMGHKALERKLEAAGIGATASRTSEVMARLHAKAQQSGGAKPE; from the coding sequence ATGGCTGTCTTTTCCAAGATCCTGACAATGCTGCGCGGCGACGTGCGCGAGATCGGGCAAAGCATCGTTGACAACAATGCCAACCGCATCTACGAGCAGGAAATCGTGGAAGCAAAGGCCCACGTGGCCACGGCGCGCCAGGACCTGACCGCCGTCATGGCCAAGGAAATGCAGGCAACGCGCGAAATCGAGCGCCTGGCAGGCGAAGTGCGCCGCTTCGAAGCGCTGGCGCTGGAAGCGCTGCACAAGAAGCAGGACGCCCTGGCCGAGGAAGTGGCCGCCAAGGTGGCCGACATCGAAGTGGCCCTGGCCGAGCAGACCGCCGCGCGCGATACCTTTGCCGGCCACATCGTGCGCCTGAAAGGCTTGATCCGCAATGCCGAAACCACGCTGCGCGAGCACGAGCGCGAGCTGGCAATGGCCAAGACCACCGAAAGCGTGTACCGCGCCACGGCCACCATCTCGAACAGCATGGGCAGCAGCGGCTCGAAGCTAATGAGCGCCAAGGAATCGCTCGAACGCATCAAGCAGCGCCACCAGGACACGGCCGACCGCATGGAAGCGGCCGACGTGCTGGAAGGCGAAATGGGGCACAAGGCGCTGGAGCGCAAGCTGGAAGCGGCCGGCATCGGCGCGACCGCCAGCCGCACCTCGGAAGTGATGGCGCGCCTGCACGCAAAGGCGCAGCAATCCGGCGGCGCCAAGCCGGAATAG
- a CDS encoding ubiquinone biosynthesis protein → MTLWQLLGSFPTAIPTVLLAVLLIYWLLSLVGLADMGEAIDIDAGHADGAGIHTLAGYLVALGLGGVPLSVAASVLVFFTWLGTALMHQYLLAWLPWDWPRYLAGTAVLLLAAALSLPIAARLLRPMRGLFVRHAAAGNASLVGRDCRVVTQTVDARFGRAEVQGQGSSINIRIWAREPNTLSRHSRAIIVAYDEASGQFEVQQAPGDQ, encoded by the coding sequence ATGACTCTCTGGCAGCTCCTTGGCAGTTTTCCTACCGCGATTCCCACCGTCCTGCTGGCCGTGCTGCTCATTTACTGGCTGCTGTCGCTGGTGGGCCTGGCCGACATGGGCGAGGCCATCGACATCGATGCGGGCCACGCCGATGGCGCCGGCATTCACACCCTGGCCGGATACCTGGTGGCCCTGGGCCTGGGCGGGGTACCGCTGTCGGTGGCGGCCAGCGTGCTGGTGTTCTTCACCTGGCTTGGCACGGCCCTGATGCACCAGTACCTGCTGGCGTGGCTGCCGTGGGACTGGCCGCGCTACCTGGCCGGCACCGCGGTCCTGCTGCTGGCGGCCGCCCTGTCGCTGCCGATTGCGGCGCGGCTGCTGCGTCCCATGCGCGGCCTGTTCGTGCGCCATGCGGCAGCGGGCAACGCCAGCCTGGTGGGACGCGATTGCCGGGTCGTGACGCAGACGGTCGATGCCCGCTTTGGCCGCGCCGAAGTGCAGGGACAAGGCAGCAGCATCAATATCCGCATCTGGGCGCGTGAGCCAAACACGCTGTCCAGGCATTCGCGCGCCATCATCGTCGCCTACGATGAGGCAAGCGGGCAGTTCGAAGTACAGCAGGCACCTGGCGACCAGTAA
- a CDS encoding flotillin family protein: MDIMLLSIGIVTVIVLGCFALFAKFYHKVEQGHVMIINTLRAEPEVTFTGGMVYPIIHKKEMMEISLKTIEIDRLGKDGLICQDNIRADIKVTFFLRVNKTAEDVLKVAQAVGCVRASNQETLENLFSAKFAEALKTVGKSMDFVELYQARDRFRDDIIRQIGDDLSGYVLEDAAIDYIEQTSLDKLDGHNILDAQGIKKITELTAIENIRTNELKRDEEMRIKKKDVETREAILELERQQADAESRQGREVSSVRAREQAETRKIESEEFAKSELARLQAEQLVMVQQENTTREKEVAENNRKRAVAIEEERVTRARQLEVVDREREVALQSIEKEKQLEVQKKAIADVVRERIVVERTVAEQEEAIKDVRAIAEADRLKKSVVIAAEASAEEKLVLTVKAAEAQERSAKHRAAQDLTLADAALKVAERGAEAQKREAEGKEAELAAPGLANARVMIASADAVVKQGAAEAEATRLKMEAQAAGTEQMGLANAAVKTADAAATATHGAAEAQVIEARFAAESKGLALKFDAMSAMSADTRAHEEFRMQLEITNQQINKGIDAQTLIAKDQADVLGKALQNANIDIVGGEGDYFDRFVKALSIGKGIDATVEKSRTLQVGLKDHLSGERDMVGDLRGLVGALGSSSGELQNLTVSALLARISTEGTPQQQQALQTLVASFQPALQAPRAN, encoded by the coding sequence ATGGACATTATGCTGCTCTCGATCGGTATCGTCACCGTCATCGTGCTGGGCTGTTTCGCGCTGTTTGCCAAGTTTTATCACAAGGTCGAACAAGGCCACGTCATGATCATCAACACCCTGCGCGCCGAACCGGAAGTCACCTTCACCGGCGGCATGGTCTACCCCATCATCCATAAAAAGGAGATGATGGAAATCTCGCTCAAGACCATCGAAATCGACCGCCTGGGCAAGGATGGCCTGATCTGCCAGGACAACATCCGCGCCGACATCAAGGTCACGTTCTTCCTGCGCGTGAACAAGACGGCGGAAGACGTGCTCAAGGTGGCGCAGGCCGTCGGCTGCGTGCGCGCATCCAACCAGGAAACGCTGGAAAACCTGTTCTCCGCCAAATTCGCCGAAGCGCTCAAGACGGTGGGCAAGTCGATGGACTTCGTGGAGCTGTACCAGGCGCGCGACCGCTTCCGCGACGACATCATCCGCCAGATCGGCGACGACCTGTCGGGCTACGTGCTGGAAGACGCCGCCATCGATTACATCGAACAGACGTCGCTCGACAAGCTCGATGGCCACAACATCCTCGACGCCCAGGGCATCAAGAAGATCACTGAACTGACGGCGATTGAAAACATCCGCACCAATGAACTGAAGCGCGATGAAGAAATGCGCATCAAGAAAAAGGACGTGGAAACGCGCGAAGCGATCCTGGAACTGGAGCGCCAGCAGGCTGACGCCGAATCGCGCCAGGGCCGGGAAGTAAGCTCGGTGCGCGCCCGCGAACAGGCCGAGACGCGCAAGATCGAATCGGAAGAATTCGCCAAGTCGGAACTGGCGCGCCTGCAGGCCGAGCAGCTGGTGATGGTACAGCAGGAAAACACGACGCGCGAAAAGGAAGTGGCGGAAAACAACCGCAAGCGCGCCGTGGCGATCGAGGAAGAGCGCGTCACGCGCGCGCGCCAGCTCGAAGTGGTGGACCGCGAGCGCGAAGTGGCGCTGCAGTCGATTGAAAAGGAAAAGCAACTGGAAGTGCAGAAGAAGGCCATCGCCGACGTGGTGCGCGAGCGCATTGTTGTCGAGCGCACCGTGGCCGAGCAGGAAGAAGCGATCAAGGATGTACGCGCCATTGCCGAAGCAGACCGCCTGAAAAAATCGGTGGTGATCGCGGCCGAAGCGAGCGCCGAGGAAAAACTGGTGTTGACCGTCAAGGCAGCCGAAGCCCAGGAGCGCTCGGCCAAGCACCGCGCGGCCCAGGACCTGACGCTGGCCGACGCCGCCCTCAAGGTGGCCGAGCGCGGCGCCGAAGCGCAAAAGCGCGAGGCCGAAGGCAAGGAAGCCGAGCTGGCAGCGCCTGGCCTGGCCAATGCCCGGGTCATGATTGCCTCGGCCGACGCCGTGGTCAAGCAGGGCGCCGCCGAAGCGGAAGCGACACGCCTGAAGATGGAAGCGCAGGCCGCCGGCACTGAGCAGATGGGCCTGGCCAACGCCGCCGTCAAGACGGCCGACGCCGCCGCCACCGCCACCCATGGCGCTGCCGAAGCCCAGGTGATCGAAGCGCGCTTTGCCGCCGAATCCAAAGGCCTGGCGCTCAAGTTCGATGCCATGTCGGCCATGAGCGCGGATACCCGCGCCCACGAGGAATTCCGCATGCAGCTGGAAATCACCAATCAGCAGATCAACAAGGGCATTGATGCCCAGACCCTGATTGCCAAGGACCAGGCCGACGTGCTGGGCAAGGCACTGCAGAACGCCAATATCGACATCGTGGGCGGCGAAGGCGATTACTTCGACCGCTTCGTCAAGGCCCTGTCGATCGGCAAGGGCATCGATGCCACTGTCGAGAAGAGCCGCACCCTGCAGGTGGGCCTCAAGGACCACCTGAGCGGCGAGCGCGACATGGTAGGCGACCTGCGCGGCCTGGTGGGCGCGCTGGGCAGCTCGTCGGGCGAACTGCAGAACCTGACGGTGTCTGCCCTGCTGGCACGCATCAGTACTGAAGGGACGCCGCAACAGCAGCAGGCGCTGCAAACCCTGGTGGCCAGCTTCCAGCCGGCCCTGCAGGCACCGCGCGCCAACTGA
- a CDS encoding zf-TFIIB domain-containing protein: protein MICPACGARHFAPAKIEGGLPAERCAECQGVWVELERYRLWRRQMPQLALELEGDITPSNSSVRVCPVTGRLMTRIRVSNAHPLLLDYSAAAQAVWFDRGEWERLVALGLHDQLDAVVSEKWQAGLRLEASRERTNAAMRLRFGDEAFARLTDMRTWLEQQPNRAEMLAFLQTKAD from the coding sequence ATGATTTGTCCAGCCTGCGGTGCGCGCCACTTTGCGCCTGCCAAGATCGAAGGCGGCCTGCCGGCCGAACGCTGTGCCGAGTGCCAGGGCGTGTGGGTGGAGCTGGAACGCTACCGCCTGTGGCGCCGCCAGATGCCGCAGCTGGCGCTGGAACTGGAGGGCGACATCACGCCGTCCAACAGCAGCGTGCGCGTGTGCCCGGTCACGGGACGGCTGATGACGCGCATCCGCGTGAGTAATGCCCATCCCCTGCTGCTCGACTACAGTGCCGCGGCCCAGGCGGTCTGGTTCGACCGCGGTGAATGGGAACGCCTGGTGGCGCTGGGCCTGCATGACCAGCTCGACGCCGTGGTATCGGAAAAATGGCAGGCGGGCCTGCGCCTGGAAGCATCGCGCGAACGCACCAATGCCGCCATGCGACTGCGCTTTGGCGACGAGGCGTTTGCGCGCCTGACGGACATGCGCACCTGGCTGGAACAGCAGCCCAACCGCGCCGAAATGCTCGCATTCCTCCAGACCAAGGCAGACTGA
- a CDS encoding DNA repair ATPase → MSEASMAAGASDLSSSNTFDLLRKRLGEHGGTVLSKAAQLNDARLAEFGRQDMALRARTRARTENNCVARDLVLLGDVLLFGYNVFIGLRHETRVADVFALYRLRQGEEVELEALPLAGTLLDEPRFVADFRELYSYYKNAQLVQLRVHQGKVLAAFKIGERISDVRVFRWQLADDGAATYIDNRGERDIALPPSHDFAWTATTREQHVLGRHPHVNVLDTLFVETVGGDLTVKIENNTETGLGVYSEAVDDANQSLNDAEIAYAAVGELILLRIKPYREPQYRYLVYCRRTQQVQRVDAIGASCVQLPEDHGIVFPEGYVLQSGESKLFADLPAGLQFKRRQLSPNGEDVLYVFYGVEQGVYVLLTYNLISKTLAPPLVAHGYARYPDGSMLLFIGESEEPSRHHPMQLWQTAFVSEEHAERQAPRQSFLGKIGNRELVRGLSELYAIGRTVRDLADARDDALPGRFVFESLMRQCRRAADAFHWLGAPAAHDALADLHALAAVASATLDEFDKVAAMRAEAARTVEQAARTQAELLTDIASRLWQSPTEFIETLEQVRLQRGRLAGLQEQRYMDVAQLAALDAALAEQEARIAERTVQFLGQEHAFVKLEEELARQRTELATIHTTAALEPLHAALDRSAASLDGLTGLLGTLGVGDATLRTRILASISGIYADLNKLRAQARHHRKQLSQGESAAEFAAQFQLFGQSVESALEQADTPERCDELLTRLLAQLEELEGKFAEQEDYLAEIARKREAVYEAMEGRKQTLLDARGRRVQTITEAARRTLAAVPKRLAQLTDPAQLEAYFASDALLAKLKASIAQLRELGSEVGADDLAGQLKALREQGQRALRDRSELVTGNTIRLGRHAFTVNQQVLDLTIVSHQGAPAFHLTGTDYIAPLTDARLDALAPYWNQDSLAESGQVYRAEYLAYQVIQAARAGRDGWDWERLVQDAAAPDGHALDEQVRRFAAPRFQEGYQKGVHDHDAAAVLRRLVPLLEQGALLRFGPLARAVALLYWTHVTHTTALQAGAATLAHQASQAELMRQQFGSSRLAGQLGAQLEQALAVFVAEERLELDAWFDDALTLPLLLADSAAYLLAELGAHPGRARSVAPHEWVISGEAAELAKSLLQHLERHSLALPWEEATLSWRERWQLATEWLHGLCRQQARGLALLPEAAASLLCKLPRRLQSAALSASVEALLGEHPRLVQQTLALQLNDFLSRLGHHESVVVPAWRRLQLLRQELVQTEKARLQLEQFQARPLSSFVRNRLIDEVYLPLVGDNLAKQIGAAGEQRRTDSMGMLLLISPPGYGKTTLMEYLADRLGMIFVRINCPVLGHGITSLDPAAAGNGAARLELEKLNLGLAMGNNVMLYLDDIQHTHPEFLQKFIALADGTRRIEGVWRGESRSYDMRGKRFAIVMAGNPYTESGDVFKIPDMLANRADIHNLGDVLSGREDTFAMSYIENALVAHPVLQPLASRDPQDVYKIMRMAQGEPVAPGELKYSYTAQELDEACAVLQRMFKVRDALLAINLAYIASAAQDDAYRMEPPFKLQGSYRNMSKLTPRISALMQDGEIDALLRDHYQGEAQTLTTGAEENLLKLAHMLGTAGEQEQLRWAALVDDFVRLRKQGGSDADGATRVANTLSEIGLHIERLGRQMAPAAIHVTVPEQQQLQDAVLRLAQSYEHTLLPLISSLNHKMRLDHSIWDNVREAGLGIKEIERRLAQLLPPQETLEPAAQA, encoded by the coding sequence ATGAGTGAAGCCTCGATGGCGGCCGGCGCCTCCGACCTGAGCAGTTCGAACACCTTTGACCTGCTGCGCAAGCGCCTGGGCGAGCATGGTGGCACGGTGCTGTCCAAGGCGGCCCAGCTCAACGATGCCAGGCTGGCCGAATTTGGCCGCCAGGACATGGCCCTGCGCGCCCGCACCCGCGCCCGCACCGAAAACAATTGCGTGGCGCGCGACCTGGTGCTGCTGGGCGACGTGCTGCTGTTCGGTTACAACGTCTTCATCGGGCTGCGCCACGAAACGCGCGTGGCCGACGTGTTTGCCCTGTACCGGCTGCGCCAAGGCGAGGAAGTGGAACTGGAAGCATTGCCGCTGGCCGGCACGCTGCTGGACGAGCCGCGCTTCGTGGCCGATTTCCGTGAGCTGTACAGTTACTACAAGAACGCCCAGCTGGTGCAGCTGCGGGTCCACCAGGGCAAGGTGCTGGCCGCCTTCAAGATTGGCGAACGCATCAGCGATGTGCGGGTGTTCCGCTGGCAGCTGGCCGACGACGGCGCGGCGACCTATATTGACAACCGGGGCGAGCGCGACATTGCGCTGCCTCCCTCCCATGATTTTGCCTGGACTGCCACCACGCGCGAGCAGCATGTGCTGGGACGCCACCCCCATGTCAACGTGCTCGACACCCTGTTCGTGGAAACCGTGGGCGGCGACCTGACGGTCAAGATTGAAAACAATACCGAAACCGGGCTTGGCGTGTACAGCGAAGCGGTGGACGATGCCAACCAGTCGCTCAACGACGCCGAGATTGCCTATGCGGCCGTGGGCGAACTGATCCTGCTGCGCATCAAGCCCTACCGCGAACCGCAGTACCGTTACCTGGTCTACTGCCGCCGCACCCAGCAGGTGCAGCGGGTGGACGCCATCGGCGCCTCCTGCGTGCAGCTGCCGGAAGACCATGGCATTGTCTTCCCCGAGGGTTACGTGCTGCAAAGCGGCGAAAGCAAGCTCTTTGCAGACTTGCCGGCCGGCCTGCAGTTCAAGCGGCGCCAGCTTTCGCCCAATGGCGAGGACGTGCTGTACGTGTTCTATGGCGTGGAGCAGGGTGTGTATGTGCTGCTGACCTACAACCTGATCAGCAAGACGCTTGCACCGCCCCTGGTGGCCCACGGTTACGCCCGCTACCCGGACGGCAGCATGCTGCTGTTCATCGGCGAGAGCGAAGAGCCGTCGCGCCACCACCCCATGCAGCTGTGGCAGACCGCCTTTGTCAGCGAGGAGCACGCCGAGCGCCAGGCGCCGCGCCAGAGCTTCCTGGGCAAGATCGGCAACCGCGAGCTGGTGCGCGGCCTGTCGGAGCTGTATGCCATCGGGCGCACCGTGCGTGACCTGGCCGACGCGAGGGACGATGCCCTGCCAGGGCGCTTCGTGTTTGAATCGCTCATGCGCCAGTGCCGGCGCGCGGCCGATGCCTTCCACTGGCTGGGCGCCCCGGCGGCCCACGATGCCCTGGCCGACCTGCACGCGCTGGCGGCGGTGGCCAGTGCCACGCTGGACGAGTTCGACAAGGTGGCCGCCATGCGCGCCGAAGCGGCGCGCACCGTGGAGCAGGCCGCCCGCACGCAAGCCGAGCTGCTGACCGACATTGCCAGCCGCCTGTGGCAGTCGCCCACCGAATTCATCGAGACGCTGGAACAGGTGCGGCTGCAGCGCGGGCGCCTGGCCGGCCTGCAGGAACAGCGCTACATGGACGTGGCGCAGCTGGCCGCGCTCGACGCGGCGCTGGCCGAACAGGAAGCGCGCATTGCCGAGCGCACGGTTCAGTTCCTGGGGCAGGAGCACGCCTTTGTCAAACTGGAAGAGGAACTGGCGCGCCAGCGCACGGAGCTGGCCACCATCCACACCACGGCGGCGCTGGAACCCCTGCATGCCGCGCTCGACCGCAGCGCCGCCAGCCTTGACGGCCTGACCGGCCTGCTGGGCACCCTCGGCGTGGGCGACGCGACCCTGCGCACGCGCATCCTGGCATCGATCTCGGGCATTTATGCCGACCTGAACAAACTGCGCGCGCAGGCGCGCCACCATCGCAAGCAATTGTCGCAGGGTGAATCGGCCGCCGAATTTGCCGCCCAGTTCCAGCTGTTTGGCCAGTCGGTCGAGAGCGCGCTGGAACAGGCCGACACGCCGGAGCGCTGCGACGAACTGCTCACCCGCCTGCTGGCCCAGCTCGAAGAGCTGGAAGGCAAGTTCGCCGAGCAGGAAGACTACCTGGCCGAGATCGCGCGCAAGCGCGAAGCCGTGTACGAAGCCATGGAAGGGCGCAAGCAGACGCTGCTTGATGCACGCGGGCGCCGGGTCCAGACCATTACCGAAGCGGCGCGCCGCACGCTCGCTGCCGTGCCCAAGCGGCTGGCGCAGCTGACCGATCCGGCCCAGCTGGAAGCCTACTTCGCGTCAGACGCCCTGCTTGCCAAGCTCAAGGCGAGTATCGCCCAGCTGCGCGAGCTGGGCAGCGAAGTAGGGGCCGACGACCTGGCCGGCCAGCTCAAGGCCCTGCGCGAACAGGGCCAGCGCGCCCTGCGCGACCGCAGCGAACTGGTCACCGGCAACACCATCCGCCTTGGCCGCCACGCGTTTACCGTCAACCAGCAGGTGCTGGACCTGACCATTGTGTCGCACCAGGGTGCGCCCGCATTCCACCTGACCGGCACCGATTACATCGCGCCGCTGACCGATGCGCGCCTGGACGCCCTGGCACCATACTGGAACCAGGACAGCCTGGCCGAGAGTGGCCAGGTGTACCGCGCCGAATACCTGGCCTACCAGGTGATCCAGGCTGCGCGCGCCGGGCGCGACGGCTGGGACTGGGAACGCCTGGTCCAGGATGCCGCCGCACCCGACGGGCACGCCCTGGACGAGCAGGTGCGGCGCTTTGCCGCCCCCCGCTTCCAGGAGGGTTACCAGAAAGGCGTGCATGACCATGACGCGGCGGCCGTGCTGCGCCGGCTGGTGCCGCTGCTCGAACAGGGCGCCCTGCTGCGCTTCGGTCCCCTGGCCCGCGCCGTGGCCCTGCTGTACTGGACCCACGTCACCCACACCACGGCGCTGCAGGCCGGCGCCGCCACGCTGGCGCACCAGGCATCCCAGGCCGAGCTGATGCGCCAGCAATTCGGCAGCAGCCGCCTGGCCGGTCAGCTGGGCGCGCAGCTGGAGCAGGCGTTGGCCGTCTTCGTGGCCGAGGAGCGCCTGGAACTGGATGCCTGGTTTGATGACGCCCTCACCCTGCCCTTGCTGCTGGCCGACAGCGCCGCCTATCTGCTGGCCGAACTGGGCGCGCACCCGGGGCGCGCGCGCAGTGTGGCGCCGCACGAGTGGGTCATCAGCGGCGAGGCGGCAGAGCTGGCAAAGTCGCTGCTGCAGCACCTGGAGCGGCACAGCCTGGCCTTGCCGTGGGAAGAAGCGACACTGAGCTGGCGCGAGCGCTGGCAACTGGCCACGGAATGGCTGCATGGCCTGTGCCGGCAGCAGGCGCGCGGCCTGGCGCTGCTGCCGGAAGCGGCCGCCAGCCTGCTGTGCAAGCTGCCGCGGCGCCTGCAGTCGGCGGCGCTGTCAGCCAGCGTTGAGGCTCTGCTGGGTGAGCATCCGCGCCTGGTGCAGCAGACGCTCGCCTTGCAGCTCAATGATTTCCTCAGCCGCCTGGGCCACCACGAGAGCGTGGTGGTGCCGGCCTGGCGCCGCCTGCAGCTGCTGCGACAGGAACTGGTGCAGACCGAAAAGGCGCGGCTGCAGCTGGAACAGTTCCAGGCCCGCCCCCTGTCGAGCTTTGTGCGCAACCGCCTGATTGACGAAGTCTACCTGCCGCTGGTGGGCGACAACCTGGCCAAGCAGATCGGGGCGGCGGGCGAACAGCGCCGCACCGACTCCATGGGCATGCTGCTGCTCATTTCGCCACCGGGCTACGGCAAGACAACGCTGATGGAATACCTGGCCGACCGGCTGGGCATGATCTTCGTGCGCATCAATTGCCCGGTGCTGGGCCACGGCATCACCTCGCTCGATCCGGCCGCGGCCGGCAATGGCGCGGCGCGGCTGGAGCTGGAAAAGCTCAACCTCGGGCTGGCGATGGGCAACAACGTGATGCTCTACCTGGACGACATCCAGCACACGCATCCGGAGTTCCTGCAAAAATTCATCGCCCTGGCCGACGGCACCCGCCGCATCGAAGGCGTGTGGCGCGGCGAAAGCCGCAGCTACGACATGCGCGGCAAGCGCTTTGCCATCGTCATGGCGGGCAATCCGTACACCGAGTCGGGCGACGTCTTCAAGATACCGGACATGCTGGCCAACCGCGCCGACATCCATAACCTGGGCGACGTGCTGAGCGGGCGCGAAGACACCTTTGCCATGTCCTACATTGAAAATGCCCTGGTGGCCCATCCGGTGCTGCAGCCGCTGGCCTCGCGCGATCCGCAGGATGTCTACAAGATCATGCGCATGGCCCAGGGCGAACCGGTGGCGCCGGGAGAACTCAAGTACAGCTACACGGCCCAGGAACTGGACGAAGCGTGCGCCGTGCTGCAGCGCATGTTCAAGGTGCGCGACGCCCTGCTGGCGATCAACCTGGCCTACATCGCCTCGGCTGCGCAGGACGACGCTTACCGCATGGAGCCGCCCTTCAAGCTGCAGGGCAGCTACCGCAACATGAGCAAGCTGACGCCCAGGATCTCCGCCCTCATGCAGGATGGGGAAATTGACGCTCTGCTGCGCGACCATTACCAGGGCGAGGCGCAGACCCTGACCACGGGGGCCGAAGAAAACCTGCTCAAGCTGGCGCACATGCTGGGCACGGCCGGCGAGCAGGAGCAGCTGCGCTGGGCCGCGCTGGTGGATGACTTCGTGCGGCTGCGCAAGCAGGGCGGCAGCGATGCCGATGGCGCCACCCGGGTGGCCAACACGCTGTCGGAAATCGGCCTGCACATCGAACGGCTGGGGCGGCAGATGGCGCCGGCGGCCATCCATGTCACGGTTCCGGAACAGCAGCAGCTGCAGGACGCGGTACTGCGCCTGGCGCAAAGCTACGAGCACACGCTGCTGCCGCTCATCAGCTCACTCAACCACAAGATGCGGCTCGATCACAGCATCTGGGACAACGTGCGCGAGGCAGGCCTGGGCATCAAGGAAATCGAGCGGCGCCTGGCCCAATTGCTGCCGCCGCAAGAGACACTGGAACCGGCAGCCCAGGCCTGA